In the genome of Hyphomicrobium sp. ghe19, the window TCGGCCGTCTTCCGGCGCCGAGGTGGGGGTACTTCAATCGTCCGGCTTCAGCTTGGACAACGCTGCGAAGGGGCTCACCTTGTCGGGCTCCTTGGCCTTCGGGTCTTCCCAATTGAACTGGGCGTCCGGACGACGCGGATAGGGATCGAGCGAAGCAGACAGCGTCTCGTAGACGATCCGGCCAACCGGAATGATGCCGTGCTCGAGCACTTCGACGTCAGTGCCTTCGAGGATGCTTGCTTCCTCGTCGCCATCCTTGACATCGACGGTAGGGAAGAACTCGACCTCGTAGGCTCCGTTCACCTTGCCGCTCACGGGCTCCAGCGACACAACGCACGCCTGCTCGACGGTCGCCGCGATCGTGCCGCGCAGCCGGTAGCCGTTTCCAGCGATCGCATTGATGCGATAGACCGTGGAAAGGCTCGCGACTTTCAGGATATCGAGTGCCTGCGCAATGGCGTGAAGCTCAGCGGGCGTCGCCGCGCGGTCGCGTTCCAATCCGCCGGCAGGAATGTCCGTCGCCTTTTCGATCCAATTCAGTTGGTCGGTCACGTGATCGATACCTTACGTTTTGATGTTACGTTCGCGAGCAGCCGGCTCGCCATTCCTGCATTCACGAATTCACCGAATGCCTGGTCCGAGAGAGCGGAGGAAGCGGCTTGCATGTAATGTGCAAGCCCGGCTGCGCCGTCGTCCCGCTCAACGGAATCCGCGAAGACAAAGCCGCGGAGGCTTTTGGATAATCGCGGAGCGCCTAGCTCAGGCAGATCTTGGGCCAGATCCTCAATCAGATCTTTGCGATAGACCGACGCGCGCTCGTAAAAGGCCGCCGCTGCCCGCTTAACCTTTTTCGGCACGGTTAGATCCCCGACCCCCATCTCGCGCATGCAGTCATCCATATCAATGACGAATGTTTCTATCGTGCGCCGGGCCAGACCTTCGGCGGCGGCTCCTCGCCCTCGCAAGCCTTCGAGCGCGAGAAAAAGATGG includes:
- a CDS encoding DUF177 domain-containing protein; its protein translation is MTDQLNWIEKATDIPAGGLERDRAATPAELHAIAQALDILKVASLSTVYRINAIAGNGYRLRGTIAATVEQACVVSLEPVSGKVNGAYEVEFFPTVDVKDGDEEASILEGTDVEVLEHGIIPVGRIVYETLSASLDPYPRRPDAQFNWEDPKAKEPDKVSPFAALSKLKPDD
- a CDS encoding ubiquinol-cytochrome C chaperone family protein → MLRWLRQRAETSRKAEELYGSVVAAARQPAFYGALGVPDTPEGRFELVALHLFLALEGLRGRGAAAEGLARRTIETFVIDMDDCMREMGVGDLTVPKKVKRAAAAFYERASVYRKDLIEDLAQDLPELGAPRLSKSLRGFVFADSVERDDGAAGLAHYMQAASSALSDQAFGEFVNAGMASRLLANVTSKRKVSIT